Below is a window of Chloroflexia bacterium SDU3-3 DNA.
AGAGGAAGCGGGCGCTGCCCAGACCCCACTGGATGCTGTAGGTGCGCCACTGGTCGCTGGGCGCGGCTATAGGGCGCTCGCTGATGGCCAGATCGCGCTGGATGGGTGGCCAGATGCGCTGGCGCAGGCGCGGCGAGCGGCAGAGCAGCATGGCGGCGGGGGCCAGCGCGGCCCAGCGCATGGCGCGGGCGGTGGTGGCGTCGAGCGCGGCGCACTTCCAGCCCTGGCCTGCCACGCCCTGGGCCAGCGGCATGTCGGACGGCGGCGAGGCGTGGAAGAACCACAGCGCCGCCGGGAGCGCGGGCGCGCCGCCCAGCGGCGAGAAGGGGTTGTTCCAGAACCCGAAGCCCGCTGTGCCCAGCAGCGGGCCGCTGGCCCTGGCGCGCAGCGTGAGCGTGAGCGGCGGACGCCAGGGGAAATCGCGCCGCCGCAGCTGGGCGTAATCGTCGATCTGGGCATCGCTGTAGGCGCGCGGGCTGGCCCCCAAGGTGAGCAGGCGCAGGCCGTGCGGCAGGATGGCGAGGTGGCCCCCGCCCACGGCGGTGCTGCGCCAGCGGCGCTGCGGCGGCGCGCGAAAATCTTCGAGGAGCATGGTGACCCCCGGTGTCTCTGTTAACAATCGGCCAAAGTGCTGCTATACTAGGGCAACCTGATCAGACGAACTGAAAAGAAGCTCGGGTGCCTATGTACTGCTACCCTGGCGCGCTGCACATGCACACCATCCACTCGGATGGCACGGGCACGGTCGCCGATCTGGTGCAGGCGGCCCGCGAGGCAGGCCTGCGCTGGATCATCATCACCGACCACGACACGCTGGCTGGGCGGCCCGAGCAGGGCTGGCACCACGAGGTGCTGACCTTGGTCGAGCATGAGATCACGCCGGATCGCAACCATTTCCTGGCGCTGAACCTGGATGCGGTGGTGGATAGAACACTTCCGCCGCAGCAGTTTATCGACGTGGTGTACCAGCAGGGTGGCTTCGGTATCATCGCGCACCCCGATGAGGTCGTCAAGAGCAAGTTCAAGGATATCTACCGCTGGGATGACTGGCAGATCGATGGGCCGACGCAGCGCGGCGGCAGGCCGTTTGGCATCGAGCTGTGGAATGCCATGAGCGACTGGGGCGAGCAGCTGACTGAGTGGAACCAGATCCCCATGGTGCTGATGCCGCGCCTGGGGATCAGCGGGCCAACCCCAGCCACGCTCGACTGGTGGGATCAGCTGAACCAGAGCGGGAAGCGCACCTTCGGCGTGGCGGGCGTGGATGCCCACGCGTTTAAGCGCCAGGCCCCCTGGGGCGAGGTGACGGTGCTGCCCTACCGCTGGATCTTCGGCACGCTGACCAACTATGTGGTGCTGCGCGACCCGCTCTCGCCGGATGCGGCGCGGGCCAAGGCCCAGATCTACCAGGCGATCGGCGAGGGGCGGCTGTACTTCGCCAACCGCCTGCTGGGCGAGTGCCCATCGCTGTCGTTCTACGCCGAGTACGGCGGCAGGCGCTTTATGATGGGCGATACGGCTACACGGCGCGATCTGCCGCTGACCTTCCACGCCGACATGGGCTGCGACGCCGATGTGCAGCTGATCTACAATGGCCGAGTGGCGGCGCGCGGCCTGCGCCTGCTGCGCCACACCGTGACGCAGGCGGGCGTGTACCGCCTGGAGGCCTACCGCCGTGGCCGCGCCTGGGTGTACACGAATCCGATCTATGTTG
It encodes the following:
- a CDS encoding phosphotransferase; translation: MYCYPGALHMHTIHSDGTGTVADLVQAAREAGLRWIIITDHDTLAGRPEQGWHHEVLTLVEHEITPDRNHFLALNLDAVVDRTLPPQQFIDVVYQQGGFGIIAHPDEVVKSKFKDIYRWDDWQIDGPTQRGGRPFGIELWNAMSDWGEQLTEWNQIPMVLMPRLGISGPTPATLDWWDQLNQSGKRTFGVAGVDAHAFKRQAPWGEVTVLPYRWIFGTLTNYVVLRDPLSPDAARAKAQIYQAIGEGRLYFANRLLGECPSLSFYAEYGGRRFMMGDTATRRDLPLTFHADMGCDADVQLIYNGRVAARGLRLLRHTVTQAGVYRLEAYRRGRAWVYTNPIYVEV